In Poecile atricapillus isolate bPoeAtr1 chromosome 29, bPoeAtr1.hap1, whole genome shotgun sequence, the genomic window ctctttgcgGTTCACTAATCCATTTCCTCCATAGCTGTAATCTCTCCAGGAGGAGGTCAGAGCCTGCATGGCAGTCAGGCACGGTCATGCAGCCCATACAAAGTCTATTTTCCCCCATAAACGTAATTTCTAACAAGGCTTCAAACAATTTATTATTCATTCTGTGCAATGCACCAAGATCAAAGCGGGCGggtgggagaaaaaggaaagggaagagaggaaggaagaaagagaggaagaaaagaaccAAGAGCAAGGATTTGGGATGCCAGGGGGGTCTCCCAAACTCTTGCTGGCTGCCCGGCTGCTCCAGGGCTTCCCCTCGCTCCTCCTGCAGAGCCGCCGGAGCCGGTGCGGGGAGCGCTCGGTGCCGCAGAGCCCCGGCGAGCGCCTCCTCCCCCGCCCGCTGCGACCTTCACACGCCAGACCCcgcctggggacaggggggacagggagtGACAGGAGCCTCCCCACTCATCTACGGCTCCCTGTGCCCCCTGGaaccccccgagcccccgcgGCTGGCCGGTCCCCACCCCAGCCCGCCCGGCGGGAGCTGTCCGTGGTGATGGAGCCGCTGATTCCCATTCCCGGATCTCCATTCCCGGATCCCGCTGCCGGTTCCCCGTTCCCGGCCCTACCCTGCTCGGTACCCGGGGCCGGCACCGCGCTCCGCTCTGCCGTGGGCGCTGCgggagagaaaagagaggaaaagagggagaagagCGAAAAGGAATTGaagaaagaggggaaagaagtgaaaggaaggaaagcaagagaaggaaaaaaaaataaaagaaagggaagggagaaaataaagggaagaatggaaaggaagggaagaaaaaaggaaggaaggaaagaaagaaaggaagagggtGCTGGCCTGGGGAAGGGGGGAGAAGGAAGCAGGGCGAGAGGGAAGGAACACGGGAAAGGGAAGGGGGCAGCAGgggggagaaagaaggaagtaGGGGCAGGGGAGACAAGGGCGGGGTGGGTAGGGAGGAGAAAGGGGAGGCGGGGACAGAGAGCAGGGGCAGCAAGGGGAAGGGGAGCGGGGAGGCGGCAGGGGCCGGGCAGAGCCGGCCGGGACGAGGCGAGGGACGGCGGGGAAGGAAGGGGGAGCCggggcggggctcggggcgggccggggggaGCCGCCCCCCGCACACGTGTGCGGGGCCGCCCCGCAGCCGCCCGGCCGGGCTATAAaaggggcggcggcggccggagcAGCCCCGCACCGCCGCCCCCATCACCCCACCATGAGCTACACCATGGAGCCCCTGGGCAACCCCTCGTACCGCCGGGTGACCGAGACCCGGGCCACCTACAGCCGCGCTAGCGCGTCCCCGTCCAGCGGCTTCCGCTCGCAGTCCTGGTCGAGGGGCTCGGGCAGCACCGTGTCCTCCTCCTACAAGCGCCCCAACCTGGGCGGCCCGCGGGCCGCCTACGGCTCCACGGTGCTGAGCTCGGCCGAGAGCCTGGACGTGAGCCAGTCCTCGCTGCTCAACGGCGCGGCCGAGCTCAAGCTGAGCCGCTCCAACgagaaggagcagctgcaggggctcAACGACCGCTTCGCCGGCTACATCGAGAAGGTGCATTACCTGGAGCAGCAGAACAAGGAGATCGAGGCGGAGCTGGCGGCGCTGCGGCAGAAACACGCCGGGCGGGCGCAGCTGAGCGACGCCTACGAGCAGGAGCTGCGGGAGCTGCGCGGGGCGCTGGAGCAGGTGAGCCACGAGAAGGCGCAGATCCAGCTGGACTCGGAGCACATCGAGGAGGACATCCAGCGCCTGCGGGAGCGCTTCGAGGATGAGGCGCGGCTCCGCGACGAGACGGAGGCGACGATCCGCGCCCTGCgcaaggagatggaggaggCCTCGCTGATGCGAGCCGAGCTGGACAAGAAAGTGCAGTCGCTGCAGGACGAGGTGGCCTTCCTGAGGGGCAACCACGAGGAGGAGGTGGCCGAGCTGCTGGCGCAGCTGCAGGCGTCCCACGCCACCGTGGAGAGGAAGGACTACCTGAAGACAGACCTGACGACGGCGCTGAAGGAAATCCGTGCCCAGCTCGAGTGCCAGTCCGACCACAACATGCACCAGGCCGAGGAGTGGTTCAAGTGCCGCTACGCCAAGCTCACCGAGGCGGCCGAGCAGAACAAGGAGGCGATCCGCTCCGCCAAGGAGGAGATCGCCGAGTACCGCCGCCAGCTCCAGTCCAAGAGCATCGAGCTCGAGTCGGTGCGCGGCACCAAGGAGTCGCTGGAGAGGCAGCTCAGCGACATCGAGGAGCGCCACAATAACGACCTCAGCACCTATCAGGTACCCGGGAGGCGATGCGGGGCTGTCCCAGACCCGGCGGGGAGGCGGGGGGTGCCCGGTGCCGCCTGTGGAAGGAGGAAATGCGAGAGGTGCCCGGTGCCGGCTCCGCAgcgagggatgcagggatgcgGAGGGCGGGGGAAGGATGCTACGGAGGGCGGTGGGAGCGGGTGGGTCCTGCTCTGATGCCGGCCCTGCCTCCCCGAGCGGTGGGAAGAGTTTCTAAAAGTCCCCTCAGAAAAGTTCTGCCCGCTGTGTCCCCGCGTGAGGCGTTTCTCCGTGTCACAGGGGTTTTCTGCGTCTCCCTTGCAGGACACGATTCACCAGCTGGAAAACGAGCTCAGAGGAACGAAGTGGGAAATGGCTCGTCACTTGAGGGAGTATCAGGACCTCCTCAATGTCAAGATGGCCCTGGACATCGAAATTGCTGCATACAGGTACGGTGGGCTCTTTGCAGACGTGCCTGGAATATTAATAgcgctgcagctgctgctgcctcaggaagCTTTGCCACAGCTAAGAAATATCTGCGTGCAGCCAGCACGGGTAAAATGAGAGCTTGGCTAAATCGCTGCAGCCATTAGGCAGCCCAGTGAGAGCCCAGAAGGTCATTAGGGACCAGCTGATGaggggcagagctgccagcGAGCCCCGTGGGCAGAAGCACAGCGTGACTCAGTGCGGCGGCTCCCGTGCCGCATTCTGTCCTTGGCTGCACGAGCGGGAGATGCAGTGAAAGACGaggttatttttaattcctgcctgctttgcaGATGCCAGGCATGCAGGGCTTGTCACCAGAGTTCCCTTTTATCGCCTGGGAGAGACAGTGAATTTGCTTGATCATGGTTTGAGGCAGCGAGTGCTGATCTGCCTGTCACAAacacttttgcttttcttgctcAACTTTCCTTCAGAGGCATCTGCTCTAATCTGGAGCTGAGCGTTGCTTGCTGTTGCCATCACCTGGCAGGTTCTTTTAGTCTCCTATATCATTTCAGAACTCTCGCTGGAGAGCTCCTGATTTTTCTGGGTCACAGGCTGAGATGAAAAACACTTGAATagaagaaaagtgaaaacaacacaaaaactCCCTCATCTCCAGATCTGTTGAAATTCCTGAGGTTGTtcagacacacagacaccccGGGGGCTGTAGCTGGCTGCTGCCAAAGTCAGCTGAAGTCTCCAGTTCTCATATTCCCACAAAGAAAAGGTGGATGCCAAATTATTAAATTAGAACATGTTCCCTAACCAGTTGTGACAGGCTCAGACACAATATTTGATTTGGGTCTGTCGGCTGTGTCAAGTTCTGTTTGCCTAAGTCATAATGAATCCTATGAAATTAGTTAGTTTGTCCAAATCCCTGCTGATTTACGCCTTAATGAAGCTTTCTGACAGTAAAGATGAATTTTAACTGATCACTGAAGGTGCCACACTCGCCATAAGCAAAACCAAGCTAAAAAATTCTGAACGTGAGTTTTGCAAAAAAGCAGATTCAAGGAAAGTTGGGGCTGTGAGCAGTGGATGGCCCTGGTCAGTTCCAGCACATTCCACAGCAAACTGGTTCCATCCTGCTGGCAGGGGAATAATACAGCAGGGAAATATTGTacaatcctggaatggtttgggctggaagagaccttaaagcccatcccaaagcagggacaccttccactatcccaggttgctccaagccccatccagcctggccttggaaacttccaaggatgggacagccacaaaTATGCCCATAGCTGTCccttattttggttttttttaactaattttctttttctctctcctcctgaTTCCTTTaggaagctgctggagggtGAAGAAACAAGATTCAGTGCCTTCTCTGGAAGCATTACTGGTCCCATATTCACACACAGACAACCATCTGTCACAATAGCGTCCACcaaaatccagaaaacaaaaatcgAACCACCAAAGCTGAAGGTCCAGCACAAGTTTGTAGAAGAAATCATTGAAGAGACAAAAGTGGAGGACGAGAAGTCTGAAATGGAAGATGCCCTGGCAGCCATTGCAGAAGAAATGGCAGCCAAGGCACagcaagaggagcaggaggaagaaaaagcgGAAGAAGCTGCAGAGGAAGAAGTTTCTGAGAAGGCTCCTGCAGAGCAAGAAGCTGCAcctgaggaggaagagaaggaggaagaggaagtggaggaggaagaagaagctgcaaaATCTGATGCCGCGGAAGAAGGTGGctctgaaaaagaagaaattgaggaaaaggaagaaggggaggaagctgaggaagaggaggaaaaacctGAGGCCAAGGGCAAAGCTGAAGAGGTACCAGCAAAGGCAGAGAAGGTCAAAACACCTCCCATAAAGTCCCCCCCGAAATCCCCAGTAACAGAGCCGGCCAAGGCCGCCCTGAAGGAAAAAGCTGTAGAAGCAGCCAAGGAGCCGAAGGTGGAGAAAGCAGAGAAGGTGgccaaggaggaggagaaagtgGCGTCTCCAGAGAAACCTGCCACACCAAAGGTGACCTccccagagaaggctgtgaccccagagaaggctgtgaccccagagaaggctgtgaccccagagaaagctgtggccctggagaagctggcacCGCCTGAGAAGCCGCGCTCCCCTGAGAAGCCGGCAAGCCCGGAGAAGCCGCGCACTCCTGAGAAGCCCGTGACTCCCGAGAAATCTGTGACTCCCGAGAAATCTGTGACTCCCGAGAAATCTGTGACTCCCGAGAAACCCCGGTCCCCGGAGAAGCCTCCCTCCCCTGGCAAGGATGCCAAGGCTGTGGTGGAGGAGACCATCACTGTCACCAAAGTAACGAAAGTGAGCGCCGAGGCCGAGAAGGAGTCCAGGAAAGAGGACATTGCGGTCAACGGGGAGgtggaggagaagaaggaggaggaatccaaagagaaggaggaggaggacaagGGAGTGGTCACTAATGGCCTCGATGTGAGCCCCGTGGATGACAAGGCTGAGAAAATCGTAGTAACCAAAAAAGTGGAGAAAATCacaggggagggtggggacagtggcaCCACGTTCATCACAAAATCAGTGACCGTCACTCAGAAGGTGGAGGAGCATGAAGAAAGCTTTGAGGAGAAGCTGGTGTCCACCAAGAAAGTGGAGAAAGTCACTTCACACGCTGTAGTAAAGGAGATTAAAGAGAGCGAATAAAACCAACCATAGCTAAAATTCAAACCAATTCAAGAGCTTGGGTCGGTGCAAAAGGTTAAGCCATAGACAGCTGCAAAATGCATGTGGGTGGCGGCTTCAAAGCAGATCGGGTTCTCTCACGGAGGCTCCAGACACAcagtattttacttttttgtgCAATATAGGGAAGGGGGGGGGAATGCATGCAGGCTCAAGATGTACTCCCTCCACAGAGCTTGGGgatctacaaaaaaaaatactcctaCTACTAGTGCATGAGATGAAATGTGCAGAGGAAGCTTTTCTGAATTTCCTGAGCTGTTGGAGGGATGTATCTGAGGAACGAGTTCAGATGTATTATGCAAAGAACCAACTGagccaaaaccaaacccaaaacagtAATAGAGTATTCATGAGAACCAGAACTCTCCTAgccttaaaaaaaccaaaaaaataaaaaaaaaaagctacttaTAACTAATTATGTTTACCTCACTGGTGCAATTAGGGTGGACTTTTGCTCCTGGGAGAACCTTGTTGACATGCACAGTATGCAACGTTTTGTTGTTTGATGTAAAACAGTCACAGCAGTTCTTGCTCAATAAAGGTCAATACGAAAATGTGGCTTGTTCTGGTGACTTTTTCCCCAGTTGAAACCCTCCCCTGAGCTGTATGCTCACTCCTGAATGGGAATGAAGTTGAGTGGGTTGAAAACtgctggaggttttttttccccttagtgTTCTCATTTGTCTAGGAGCTGGACTTTGATGGTGCTTGGGGATCCCATCCAGCTCAGGATGTTCTGTGGCTTGGGAATTGGATACGATGGACAAATTTCCTCTACCAACACAAAGGCTGGATTAAGAAGATAAGAGCTTTATCCCAAAATTTCTAGAGGAAAGAGGAATCCATTGAACACCTCTGCCTGGCCTTGAGGTGCTTAGAGGGGTTgcaattgatttcttttttaggAAGAGGATGGTCTCTAAACCCTCAGTCCTGCTCATGTTGAGccaaaaaaatgttaaaaccTGCTGTAAGTATGGTTTTCCTCCTTACACCCCAACATCCACACATAGAGAGTCAAATTCCAAATAATTCCTtgattttcctgctggagaGAGGCTGTATGAACCACAGCTGGGTGTGGCACCAGCTTGTCACTGAATTGAGCAAAATCCCACTAAGGGAACTCAACCAAGCCACCACGAGGTCCTCAAAATGGTTCTGGTTATTTTACCCCCTCTTGCTTTAATTGTATGGGAACCTCCTTATTAACTCTCTGGCTCCAATGATCCAAAAAATCCAATGTGCCTCTAAAcacaaaatttgaaaattaaaaattagccCACGGGTTTTAAACCCAACACTTTCTAATTTCCAGCAGCCAAGGTTGGCTCTGTAAAGGGCAAAGCCAATCGAAAATTGCTCTACgtggaaaaataaatggagacaaatgaaacaaaaggaagaagatAAAAGCCCCAACTCCAATGTGGGAATTAATTGGTCATTTTGGcattaattttgtgtttatttctcattttgaaaggaaaatggagattGTAGTTGCTGCCCCACCTCCCGTAACTcacaaagaaatgtaaataattttcaacCCTGGATTCAGGTCATGGACTGAATCTGTTCTGAAATCTGTTGCCTAATTGAGGGTCTGATCAAAATCTAGGATTTCCATGTGCTTTCAATTCTTTGCCCCATCAATAATTGAAGATCAAGGAGTTTTTAATTGAAAGGGCTCAGCGTGTCCTTCACTGGAGAAATGGTGGAGAGTCCACAGCAGATAAGGCTTTCAAATAAATCTGGGTGTCTTTGTGGAGCCAACCAAAGGATGTTTCTCCTGCTGCTATCAATAATGGGAATCTGTGCTTCTCAGCTTGGCTGCTGAGTGACGTTTAAttaaagcagaattaaaaaattacacGGCAGCTTCTCCGTGGTCATGTGTGGGTGTGACACAAAAATAACTTTACCTTTAGAAATAAGGAGTTCAGCACTCCCCTATTTTTGGTATCTGCACCAAACTGGGTTAAAACACAAGGTGCACAGAGAATTGAAAGTGTTTTCCCTTTggatttaaacaaaattttcaaGAGAACACCACGACTAAACCAGCGACCAATATTTAATGTGGAATTATGTGTGTGCTTCCAGGTAAGTTCTAGAAGCCACTAAAATGTCCCAAACTGCAAAACCCCTCCCTCAGAACTGAAATTTAGGAATCTTCAGCAAGGAGAGGAAGGGTCACCTTGCACCGTGGATTCAATGCTGGTGTCTGCAAGAGCCTTGGGAACGTTTAATGTGTGCAGGTGGGATCCCAGCCCAGCTATTTTTCATTCTGGGATTCCTTTCCAGCTTCTTTCTCTTCAGTCCTGGT contains:
- the NEFM gene encoding neurofilament medium polypeptide; translation: MSYTMEPLGNPSYRRVTETRATYSRASASPSSGFRSQSWSRGSGSTVSSSYKRPNLGGPRAAYGSTVLSSAESLDVSQSSLLNGAAELKLSRSNEKEQLQGLNDRFAGYIEKVHYLEQQNKEIEAELAALRQKHAGRAQLSDAYEQELRELRGALEQVSHEKAQIQLDSEHIEEDIQRLRERFEDEARLRDETEATIRALRKEMEEASLMRAELDKKVQSLQDEVAFLRGNHEEEVAELLAQLQASHATVERKDYLKTDLTTALKEIRAQLECQSDHNMHQAEEWFKCRYAKLTEAAEQNKEAIRSAKEEIAEYRRQLQSKSIELESVRGTKESLERQLSDIEERHNNDLSTYQDTIHQLENELRGTKWEMARHLREYQDLLNVKMALDIEIAAYRKLLEGEETRFSAFSGSITGPIFTHRQPSVTIASTKIQKTKIEPPKLKVQHKFVEEIIEETKVEDEKSEMEDALAAIAEEMAAKAQQEEQEEEKAEEAAEEEVSEKAPAEQEAAPEEEEKEEEEVEEEEEAAKSDAAEEGGSEKEEIEEKEEGEEAEEEEEKPEAKGKAEEVPAKAEKVKTPPIKSPPKSPVTEPAKAALKEKAVEAAKEPKVEKAEKVAKEEEKVASPEKPATPKVTSPEKAVTPEKAVTPEKAVTPEKAVALEKLAPPEKPRSPEKPASPEKPRTPEKPVTPEKSVTPEKSVTPEKSVTPEKPRSPEKPPSPGKDAKAVVEETITVTKVTKVSAEAEKESRKEDIAVNGEVEEKKEEESKEKEEEDKGVVTNGLDVSPVDDKAEKIVVTKKVEKITGEGGDSGTTFITKSVTVTQKVEEHEESFEEKLVSTKKVEKVTSHAVVKEIKESE